The following coding sequences lie in one Anguilla rostrata isolate EN2019 chromosome 8, ASM1855537v3, whole genome shotgun sequence genomic window:
- the rnf182 gene encoding E3 ubiquitin-protein ligase RNF182 — MMGQAPQDAQEGLGAEELECKICYYRYNLGGRRPKVLYCGHRLCAKCLAKILDLGESPPRAIVCPFCRCATSLPEEEEEAAADAGGLPDDRGLVAALALRLQNRRNLLEGSTELLLSPRCLNALVGPPSSSASPSSRGSPSCLVIAIVEPGQESPAVSSQAHPAGRTHRSPSLDSMASIARRWTVWNCASLLCQASARALIWLLGLLYFSSLPLGVYLLIMQKTTLGVLLVSLVPSSLVLIMVYGLSQCLCRELLNCVST; from the coding sequence atgatgggGCAGGCCCCCCAGGACGCGCAGGAGGGCCTGGGAGCCGAAGAGCTGGAGTGCAAGATCTGCTACTACCGCTACAACCTCGGTGGCCGTCGGCCCAAGGTGCTGTACTGCGGCCATCGCCTATGTGCCAAGTGCCTGGCCAAGATCCTGGACCTGGGCGAGTCCCCGCCACGTGCCATAGTGTGCCCCTTCTGCCGCTGCGCCACCAGCCtgcccgaggaggaggaggaggcggcggcggacGCAGGCGGCCTACCCGACGACCGTGGCCTGGTGGCGGCCCTGGCCCTCCGGCTGCAGAACCGGAGGAACCTGCTAGAGGGCTCCACTGAGCTCCTGCTCAGCCCTCGGTGCCTCAACGCTCTTGTTGGGCCTCCCTCTTCCTCCGCGTCTCCTTCCTCACGCGGATCCCCCAGCTGCCTGGTCATCGCCATCGTGGAGCCCGGCCAGGAGTCACCAGCTGTGTCCTCGCAAGCCCACCCGGCCGGTCGGACCCACCGCTCCCCTAGTCTGGACTCGATGGCATCCATCGCCCGCCGCTGGACTGTGTGGAACTGCGCCTCCCTGCTATGTCAGGCATCTGCCCGGGCCCTGATCTGGCTCCTGGGGCTGCTCTATTTCAGCTCCTTGCCGTTGGGGGTCTACTTGCTCATCATGCAGAAGACCACGCTGGGCGTGCTCCTGGTCAGCCTCGTACCATCCAGCCTGGTGCTCATCATGGTCTATGGACTCAGCCAGTGCCTCTGTCGCGAACTCCTGAACTGCGTGTCCACATAG